A genomic region of Saccopteryx bilineata isolate mSacBil1 chromosome 1, mSacBil1_pri_phased_curated, whole genome shotgun sequence contains the following coding sequences:
- the AKIP1 gene encoding A-kinase-interacting protein 1 isoform X2, with product MENCLAAAALNGVDRRSLQRSARLGQEVLERAKRRAVDWHSVELPKSGVGANSPQHVLPGEREESRPTLSASFRTMAEFMDYTSSQCGKYYSSMPEKGGATHVYRYHRGKSQLHLCSDLGNGQAENISKDLYIEVYPGTYSVTVGTNDLTKKTQVVAVDSGQSVDLVFPV from the exons ATGGAGAACTGCTTGGCGGCCGCGGCGTTGAACGGGGTGGACCGGCGTTCCCTCCAGCGCTCGGCTAGGCTGGGTCAGGAAGTGCTGGAGCGGGCTAAGAGGAGGGCGGTAGACTGGCATTCTGTGGAGCTTCCAAAAAGCGGCGTCGGGGCCAATTCCCCCCAGCACGTTCTCCCAGGAGAG AGAGAAGAAAGTCGCCCAACCCTCAGTGCTTCCTTCAGAACAATGGCTGAATTCATGGACTATACTTCAAGTCAGTGTGGG AAATATTATTCATCTATGCCAGAGAAAGGAGGGGCAACCCACGTCTATCGTTATCACAGAGGGAAGTCACAGCTGCACCTGTGCTCAGACCTAGGAAATGGTCAG GCTGAGAACATCTCTAAGGACCTCTACATAGAAGTATATCCAGGGACCTATTCTGTCACTGTAGGTACAAATGACTTAACCAAGAAGACTCAAGTGGTGGCAGTTGATTCAGGACAAAGTGTGGACTTGGTTTTCCCCGTGTGA
- the AKIP1 gene encoding A-kinase-interacting protein 1 isoform X1, with translation MENCLAAAALNGVDRRSLQRSARLGQEVLERAKRRAVDWHSVELPKSGVGANSPQHVLPGEREESRPTLSASFRTMAEFMDYTSSQCGKYYSSMPEKGGATHVYRYHRGKSQLHLCSDLGNGQREEASLGFGCIYPATEHALEASQPAENISKDLYIEVYPGTYSVTVGTNDLTKKTQVVAVDSGQSVDLVFPV, from the exons ATGGAGAACTGCTTGGCGGCCGCGGCGTTGAACGGGGTGGACCGGCGTTCCCTCCAGCGCTCGGCTAGGCTGGGTCAGGAAGTGCTGGAGCGGGCTAAGAGGAGGGCGGTAGACTGGCATTCTGTGGAGCTTCCAAAAAGCGGCGTCGGGGCCAATTCCCCCCAGCACGTTCTCCCAGGAGAG AGAGAAGAAAGTCGCCCAACCCTCAGTGCTTCCTTCAGAACAATGGCTGAATTCATGGACTATACTTCAAGTCAGTGTGGG AAATATTATTCATCTATGCCAGAGAAAGGAGGGGCAACCCACGTCTATCGTTATCACAGAGGGAAGTCACAGCTGCACCTGTGCTCAGACCTAGGAAATGGTCAG agagaagaagcatccCTTGGGTTTGGCTGCATCTATCCAGCCACAGAGCACGCTCTAGAGGCATCCCAGCCC GCTGAGAACATCTCTAAGGACCTCTACATAGAAGTATATCCAGGGACCTATTCTGTCACTGTAGGTACAAATGACTTAACCAAGAAGACTCAAGTGGTGGCAGTTGATTCAGGACAAAGTGTGGACTTGGTTTTCCCCGTGTGA